Within Bernardetia sp., the genomic segment TTGCACGTATGCTAGGGCATAAATCTTCACGTACTACTGAAAGATATTACGGAGATATAGACCAAACTACAATTATTAGAGAAACTGAAAGTCAGTTTCAATAAATTTTAACTCCCCTTTTTGTGTGTAGCCCTTAAATGCACACAAATTTATACTACTTTTTTCTGCTTTTATTATAAAAAGCAAGTGATAAATTCATTTTTCTAGCCTTTTTTTCTACAGAAGCTAGTGTTCTATGCAAGTTTAAGCAAATATTTACAACTGACATGCTTCCTGCATTTTCATATAAAAATGAAATATCTTTGTCAGTCCATTTTTCTCTACCTTCTTTTTTTTTGATTCCTAAAAACTGAAAAGATTGAGATTTCAATTGTTTAAATGCANNNNNNNNNNGTTTTACCTTTCTTCTTTCTGCTAGACTTTTTTTATGAAAATTGACTGAAATTTTCAGTTTTTGAGACTTTGCACTTACAGCCTTAATACTTCTATTTAACTTGAAAGAAATGTCTTTTATTGAAATATTTCCAGCATTTTCACGTAAAAAACAGATTTCTTCTTTAGTCCATCTTTTCATAAAAAATTTGTGTTATTTTTATACTACAAAAGTTCCTCTCCTGTACTGATTCTGATTTTTTTGACACTCATTTTTTTGCTTATTGCAAGTGCTATCACGGAACAAAGGGTATGTATCAAGATTATTCAGTAAGAATTTTTTGAGTTGTCGGACGTAATCTTGTCCTTTCGTATCAAGACTTTTTACAAAATAGTCTATGGCTTCATTACTAGCCTGTTCACTTTTTTTGATTCCTGTATCTTCTTTATAGAATTTCAACCCTCCAACCTCTACATTGATATTTATGTAGGGAATTGATTGTTTCAAAGCAAATGGAGCAACTACTTTTTTGATGTAGCCAAGTAGAATTTTATTTTCTGCTGTGAGTGTATCGGCTGCAATCTGCGTTTTTAGTTCGTCGTACAGCTCCTGACATATCGTAGGAATGATATAACGAATATCTACCAGTTCAAATTCTTGTGCTACGATTTTGAATAGACGACGGCTTTTAGAAATTCTTTGGTATTTCTCAAATTCTGTTGTTGTCGGAATGAAAGAAGTTTTGAAAATTGTTGCAGCTTCTGAATTATACCACAATGGATAACTAGCTTTATTTGTCTCCAAATATTCTAGTAGAAAATCTGAAAATCTATCAGCTTTTTGGTGTGCAGACTTCAAAGCATCGTCCATTACCCACTGACGAACCTGTACGGTTTGTTCGGTATTGGTTTCTTTTATACCTGCGTCTCCTAACTGAATTTGACCCGTTCGTAACAACTCATAGTAAACAAACCACGCTAAAGGCTTGCGAACTTCATTTATTAGATATTGCTGTTGTAGTGTAGGAGCTGTCGCATTAATTAAATCATTGTATTGCGTTTCGCCTAGCAAATCAACTATATATTCCTGTTCGCATTGCTGAACGGTCGGAATGAAAGAGCTTTCAGAGTAATTTCTATTAATCTGAACTCCTAGTATCGTTTTTAGTTCGGCTGTTGTTTGGATTAGTGTAGGCATAGTTTATAGTGCGTTTGTGCTTCCTGTTGGGTTTTCGTCTAAGGTTGTCAAGACTAAATCTCTGAAACCAATTTTTATATCTTTGTCCCAACCATTTATTTTTTTAGTCAGTTCAAAGGGTTTAGTAACTAATTGACGTGTCTTATAAGTGTATAATTCTGTATAAATTTTAAAAGCGTTGCGTAATTCCGAACCTTTGGAACTAAAAGAACTATTTAAAATAACGTTTGCTAGTGTAGGATTGACAGAATGAGAACTACAGATAGCACTTGTAGCCTGTTCGTTGTCGCCTTTATGAGCATCGTAGTTTGTTTCGTCCTTCAAAACGTGTATTTTCCATCCGTCTAGTGCTTTTCCTGTCTGAACATCTGTTTGAAAAGAACTGTAAAATGCTTTTTGGGCATTCGTTGTTCCTGTCAGAAGGTCGTCAATTTGTTGGAAAATTTCATTTTTCTTGTTTTCTCTGTCTTCATCTGTATATCCAAGTTCTTCGGGCATT encodes:
- a CDS encoding DUF6712 family protein, translating into MPTLIQTTAELKTILGVQINRNYSESSFIPTVQQCEQEYIVDLLGETQYNDLINATAPTLQQQYLINEVRKPLAWFVYYELLRTGQIQLGDAGIKETNTEQTVQVRQWVMDDALKSAHQKADRFSDFLLEYLETNKASYPLWYNSEAATIFKTSFIPTTTEFEKYQRISKSRRLFKIVAQEFELVDIRYIIPTICQELYDELKTQIAADTLTAENKILLGYIKKVVAPFALKQSIPYININVEVGGLKFYKEDTGIKKSEQASNEAIDYFVKSLDTKGQDYVRQLKKFLLNNLDTYPLFRDSTCNKQKNECQKNQNQYRRGTFVV